A window of Photobacterium sp. GJ3 contains these coding sequences:
- the aqpZ gene encoding aquaporin Z yields the protein MNQYLAEFIGTFWLVLGGCGSAVLAAAFPELGIGFMGVALAFGLTVLTMAFAIGHISGCHLNPAVSFGLWAGGRFPANQLLPYIIAQVLGGLVAGGVLYVIASGQAGFDLSAGFASNGYGEHSPGGYSLLAALVCEVVMTMMFLIVIMGATDSRAPAGFAPIAIGLCLTLIHLISIPVTNTSVNPARSTGVAIYAGDWALAQLWLFWIAPIIGAIIGALIYKTVAAESADHT from the coding sequence ATGAATCAATATCTCGCCGAGTTTATCGGGACTTTCTGGCTTGTGCTGGGGGGATGCGGCAGCGCCGTGCTTGCGGCGGCATTTCCTGAGCTGGGGATTGGCTTTATGGGCGTCGCCCTTGCATTTGGTCTCACTGTGCTGACCATGGCGTTTGCGATCGGGCATATTTCGGGCTGTCACTTAAATCCTGCCGTGTCGTTCGGATTGTGGGCTGGGGGCCGTTTTCCCGCCAATCAACTCTTACCCTATATCATTGCCCAGGTGCTTGGTGGTTTGGTTGCCGGGGGCGTTTTGTATGTCATTGCTTCCGGTCAGGCGGGCTTTGATCTCTCTGCCGGATTCGCCTCCAATGGCTATGGCGAGCACTCACCTGGCGGTTATTCATTGCTTGCGGCACTGGTGTGTGAAGTGGTGATGACCATGATGTTTCTGATTGTCATTATGGGGGCTACAGACTCCCGCGCTCCCGCAGGCTTTGCCCCGATTGCGATTGGCTTGTGTCTGACACTCATTCACTTGATCTCCATTCCTGTCACCAATACTTCGGTGAATCCGGCCCGGAGTACTGGCGTTGCGATCTATGCCGGTGACTGGGCGCTGGCGCAACTCTGGCTGTTCTGGATAGCCCCCATCATCGGCGCAATCATCGGCGCTTTGATCTACAAGACGGTGGCTGCAGAATCGGCAGACCACACTTAA
- a CDS encoding DUF333 domain-containing protein, which produces MNRMHLLAAVAAAAILSGCAERVAEKPIGLANPAATYCVEKGGKLDMVTEDGQRVTYCVLSDGRRVEAWQYFRENHPQLDEADTL; this is translated from the coding sequence ATGAACAGAATGCATTTACTGGCCGCAGTCGCAGCGGCAGCGATTTTATCTGGCTGTGCCGAACGGGTGGCAGAAAAACCCATCGGACTGGCGAACCCGGCGGCGACTTACTGCGTAGAAAAGGGTGGCAAGCTCGACATGGTGACCGAAGACGGTCAACGCGTCACTTATTGTGTGTTGTCGGATGGTCGCAGAGTCGAAGCATGGCAATATTTCCGGGAAAATCACCCGCAGCTGGACGAAGCGGATACCCTGTAA
- a CDS encoding cytochrome b has translation MSVFDNQQHYGKVSRFFHWGMAILLSAQFLTALTRFFFEDAWLDKLLWGLHKPMGFLLLLFVLLRGLWALMNRSRRPASVNRAAVLGHRALYGLMFVIPVLALIRQYGSGRAFSPFGIPLMDGFDGEKIEWMVGLGNLIHGELAWLLLAFTLGHIVMVFWHRIRKSHEDVLTRMW, from the coding sequence ATGTCAGTTTTTGATAACCAGCAGCACTACGGCAAGGTCAGCCGCTTTTTTCACTGGGGAATGGCGATTTTATTGTCGGCTCAATTTTTGACGGCTCTGACGCGTTTCTTCTTTGAGGACGCCTGGCTGGACAAGCTTTTATGGGGACTCCATAAGCCGATGGGCTTTTTGCTGCTGCTGTTTGTGCTGCTCCGGGGGCTTTGGGCGCTGATGAATCGGTCCCGTCGCCCGGCATCAGTCAACCGGGCAGCAGTGCTGGGCCACCGGGCCTTGTATGGGCTGATGTTTGTCATTCCTGTACTGGCGTTAATTCGTCAATATGGTTCAGGCCGCGCGTTCTCTCCTTTTGGCATCCCGCTGATGGATGGCTTCGATGGTGAAAAAATCGAGTGGATGGTCGGTCTGGGAAATCTGATTCACGGGGAACTGGCCTGGTTGCTGCTGGCTTTCACGCTGGGCCATATCGTGATGGTTTTCTGGCACCGAATCAGAAAAAGCCATGAAGATGTGCTGACCCGGATGTGGTAA
- a CDS encoding DinB family protein: MFKALFDYKIWANREIYSAVSQIDAERHPRERHIAIRLLNHIYVTDDIFKAHLSGHTHHYTATNTEETPALETLQTQVAALDHWYLDYVTSADAATLNQPIQFQFTDGQAGCMTPQEMLFHILMHGGYHRGAVGRILAELGIQPPADTLAGFWHQTQPQRREK, from the coding sequence ATGTTCAAGGCTTTGTTCGACTATAAAATCTGGGCGAATCGGGAAATCTATTCGGCCGTGAGCCAGATTGACGCCGAGCGTCATCCGCGGGAACGACATATCGCGATTCGGTTGCTCAATCATATCTATGTCACGGACGATATTTTTAAGGCGCATCTGAGCGGTCATACACATCATTACACCGCAACCAATACCGAAGAGACGCCAGCACTCGAGACGCTCCAGACACAAGTTGCAGCATTAGATCACTGGTATCTGGATTATGTGACTTCTGCTGACGCAGCAACTTTGAATCAACCGATTCAGTTTCAGTTTACGGATGGTCAGGCTGGGTGTATGACGCCGCAAGAAATGCTGTTCCATATCCTGATGCACGGCGGATATCACCGGGGTGCTGTCGGGCGGATTCTGGCGGAGCTGGGAATTCAGCCCCCGGCAGATACACTGGCTGGCTTCTGGCACCAAACACAGCCGCAGAGACGCGAAAAATAG
- a CDS encoding DUF2474 domain-containing protein produces the protein MKTQTLKQYGWLALIWGSSVVALGCVSWLFRTLMNAAGLTA, from the coding sequence ATGAAAACTCAGACACTGAAACAATACGGTTGGCTGGCGTTGATTTGGGGCAGCAGCGTGGTCGCATTGGGGTGTGTTTCCTGGTTGTTCCGAACGCTGATGAATGCGGCAGGGTTAACCGCTTAA
- the cydB gene encoding cytochrome d ubiquinol oxidase subunit II, which produces MGVDLSVIWFGIIVFATLMYITMDGFDLGIGILMPLVKNAEQKDVMVNSVAPVWDGNETWLVLGGASLFGAFPLAYAVITDALTIPLTVMLIALIFRGVAFEFRFKALPSHLGFWDKAFMVGSLVATFCQGVVVGAVIEGFPVEGRQFAGGAFDWLAPFPLFCGLGLVIAYALLGCTWLTMKTEGELQATMYLLAPKILLQLLAVIVVVSVWTPLANPDIAERWFSLPNLIYFAPVPLLTVLLAALLIISVKKRREIQPFVVSLGLIFLGFSGLGISLWPNIIPPDVTIWQAAAPPQSQGFMLVGALFIIPFILLYTFWSYAVFSGKVDPEEHYH; this is translated from the coding sequence ATGGGTGTAGATTTATCGGTCATCTGGTTTGGCATCATTGTATTTGCCACGCTGATGTATATCACCATGGATGGCTTTGATCTGGGCATTGGGATTCTGATGCCTCTGGTGAAAAACGCGGAACAGAAAGATGTGATGGTCAATTCAGTTGCGCCAGTCTGGGATGGGAATGAAACCTGGCTGGTTTTGGGAGGCGCGAGTTTATTTGGTGCGTTTCCGCTGGCTTACGCAGTGATCACTGATGCGCTGACGATTCCTTTAACCGTGATGCTGATTGCACTGATATTCAGAGGTGTGGCGTTCGAGTTCCGGTTTAAAGCGCTGCCTTCCCATCTGGGATTCTGGGATAAAGCCTTTATGGTGGGTTCACTGGTGGCGACGTTCTGTCAGGGTGTCGTGGTGGGGGCTGTCATCGAAGGTTTTCCGGTCGAAGGCCGACAGTTTGCCGGGGGCGCTTTTGACTGGCTGGCCCCGTTTCCGTTGTTTTGCGGCCTTGGGCTGGTGATTGCGTATGCGTTGCTGGGATGCACCTGGCTAACCATGAAAACTGAAGGCGAGCTTCAGGCCACCATGTATCTTCTGGCGCCCAAAATTTTGCTTCAATTACTGGCGGTGATTGTCGTGGTGAGCGTGTGGACGCCTCTGGCGAATCCGGATATCGCGGAACGCTGGTTCAGCCTGCCGAATTTGATTTATTTCGCCCCGGTGCCTTTGTTGACTGTGTTGCTGGCAGCACTCTTGATTATCTCGGTGAAAAAACGCAGAGAAATTCAGCCTTTTGTCGTGTCGCTCGGGCTGATCTTTCTGGGATTCAGCGGGCTGGGGATCAGCTTGTGGCCGAATATCATTCCGCCGGATGTGACCATCTGGCAGGCAGCGGCGCCGCCTCAAAGCCAGGGGTTCATGCTGGTGGGTGCCCTGTTTATCATTCCTTTTATCTTGCTGTACACCTTCTGGAGCTACGCTGTATTCAGCGGCAAAGTGGACCCGGAAGAACATTATCATTAA